The following coding sequences lie in one Nakaseomyces glabratus chromosome I, complete sequence genomic window:
- the SKS1 gene encoding putative serine/threonine protein kinase SKS1 (CAGL0I05390g~Ortholog(s) have protein serine/threonine kinase activity) has product MFADFRINNFRLIDRIGSGAYGLVFKARNTIDNKIYAIKAILRAEYTNRTLKNHVNESHAKQKQNLEFLLYAFFQKNHHELYLPAVDLDSILALTKEQLDQVPHYKEIALHLSVHDHPNIVSIHNVFESSIATFIVMDYYENDLFTSIVDKQYFANDGLLVKDVFLKICTALQYCHSMGVYHCDIKPENILLDASDNVYLCDFGLATDSKYLAPNVCVGSFYYMAPERILYSSAPLETETAVLPTATSDIWSLGIILINLVCMRNPWLKAHQGEDATFQFFIENNKILQKILPISDELLDVLGDILCLEPCRRIALDVLMAKIRSIKKLTPDGPLSQIPEIEPHKPIAAMTISQDLDDEDEVDELHPDFSEQTRMLSGAATPFEEITVTGTSTCSTTTAISSSYENSGMLCKGDFTIATDEFTSHQKLLEEKLLKLQSESLTTTGNSGNWLPEY; this is encoded by the coding sequence ATGTTTGCTGATTTTAGGATAAACAATTTTAGACTTATAGATAGAATAGGTTCGGGAGCTTATGGGTTGGTATTCAAGGCCCGTAACACTATCGACAACAAGATATATGCGATTAAGGCCATTCTGCGGGCAGAATATACTAATCGTACTTTAAAGAACCATGTTAACGAGTCACATGCTAAACAGAAACAAAATTTGGAGTTTCTGTTGTACgctttctttcaaaaaaatcacCATGAATTGTACTTGCCCGCTGTTGATTTAGACTCTATATTGGCTTTAACAAAAGAACAACTAGACCAAGTACCACACTATAAAGAGATAGCTTTACATTTAAGCGTACATGATCACCCAAATATTGTGTCTATACATAACGTATTTGAGTCTTCGATTGCTACATTCATCGTTATGGATTATTATGAGAACGACCTTTTCACTTCTATCGTTGATAAACAATACTTCGCTAACGATGGCTTATTAGTAAAAGACGTCTTCTTGAAGATCTGCACGGCTTTACAGTACTGTCACAGCATGGGTGTTTACCATTGTGACATTAAACCAGAGAACATTCTATTAGATGCTTCCGATAATGTCTACCTATGCGATTTTGGGTTGGCAACGGACTCTAAATACCTGGCACCTAATGTGTGCGTCGGAAGTTTCTACTACATGGCACCAGAGAGAATATTGTACTCTAGCGCTCCTTTAGAAACTGAAACTGCTGTTCTGCCTACAGCTACAAGTGATATCTGGTCCCTAGGTATTATATTGATCAACTTAGTATGCATGAGAAACCCATGGTTGAAGGCTCACCAAGGTGAGGATGCAACTTTCCAATTCTTCATTGagaataacaaaattttaCAGAAAATACTTCCAATATCGGATGAGCTTCTTGATGTACTGGGAGATATACTATGTTTGGAACCATGTAGGAGAATAGCACTAGATGTCCTAATGGCAAAAATTAGAAGCATCAAGAAACTCACTCCAGATGGACCTTTGAGTCAAATTCCTGAAATCGAGCCTCATAAGCCTATCGCTGCTATGACTATTTCACAAGATTTagatgatgaggatgaggtTGATGAACTACATCCAGATTTCTCGGAACAGACCAGGATGTTATCTGGTGCAGCTACACCATTTGAGGAAATTACCGTTACGGGAACTAGTACATGTAGCACTACGACAGCAATTAGTTCCTCATATGAAAACTCGGGAATGTTATGTAAAGGCGATTTTACTATTGCCACTGATGAATTTACTTCACACCAAAAATTGCTAGAAGAAAAACTACTCAAGCTTCAAAGCGAAAGTCTTACGACAACAGGAAATTCTGGTAACTGGTTACCAGAATATTGA
- the IRR1 gene encoding cohesin subunit IRR1 (CAGL0I05302g~Ortholog(s) have chromatin binding activity, role in mitotic sister chromatid cohesion and cytosol, nuclear mitotic cohesin complex localization): MSNIRRSARLQSRTADEDGYDSDENTAKYIESDESVTSESDSGEDEDQDDDDYMEGKKARQSRGVKRSGRAQSSTTATKRTRVKSSSKSRNTKNNSELRADQERYLEIMKEFKPTELYEILSTDPDIAVEDVLREYMETYKENRDEFLQTFINLLLNCCGAVTQVEKHDIRNNESSADTITEVQLAFQRQKIHEFHLVLSKDFKKKAKYPALYQNIEEFMSKFLEIADDMQLLYTEVPFGDDDSGEFTPLVTDLFTWISAFSVSKIRCFRYIATFILYCFEDYLTNYTVELERDYLSRLTKQLSMEQKKKRQNKSTITKISNSIEELTSKKRQTDILIDNISKIAFIHRFKDVDDSIRKMSVEHLTTWIINNPEKFLKVSYLKYYGWLMSDDSSVVRSQVLRSLPLIISGHNGHVTDNAAIRQFYERFKDILLEIAMKDIDMEVRLLAVQVLAEVSSLGYLEIQEIVMISSLIFDDKDVKISSHSKNSRFLAAVARFLSNVCKENVKNMLQSLESSDNVGGIPVKSLINIGYFMRLLSTALSYYLNQKHETNPSQKVHILFQAAEFLFPYFGSHISNICKLLIIDEGSSELAAIKNLNETFNQNSIDSYDNAKNTSTQLLVLPDNRNNIILYITVLNGLCHGGYESKVANKAVVYESVIPHIASLLSVLPVQSIDILGPILRIIEIFQYEEWINVGLEKDLIKIVEKIGKLLNELTLSTSPNDLTYNSFACAINKLSEFQISAIDNVWRNAITSIKFELKKFLDQHMPLSKKLDSKNFTELTRSLYENYINKLTLLGKNYPVEIENDLVEKIMNQFISRISNYSDLINKEFNEIVSFKLLTVIVTWHIHTWSALLRDEQGNDLRTTISERTVNTIAHVISALNDVIVSVPTEYANKSDLRDLIYFKWIASNSLIDIILAINMFVLNIPDSKTSWKLTFNKHLPKYLADNANKAFLEVFLLLEGLYADEFDLRLERMDDEDVNFNDLSDIELFQNNEKELLLFTIKLKALMKLDLLSSKVVSRISLNKDIIGPLFMKVIDNSIFETSDAPVIVPQHASRNLNPSNEQIVDTHNSLEEDNNNNTFPEMIKQSSEL; this comes from the coding sequence ATGTCGAATATTAGACGGTCTGCGAGACTACAGTCTAGGACTGCAGACGAAGATGGCTATGACAGCGATGAGAACACCGCCAAATACATTGAAAGTGATGAGAGCGTAACCTCCGAGAGTGATAGCGGAGAGGACGAGGATCAGGACGATGATGACTATATGGAAGGCAAGAAGGCGCGCCAGAGTCGTGGTGTTAAAAGATCCGGAAGAGCGCAAAGTAGTACCACTGCAACAAAGAGAACAAGGGTCAAAAGTTCTTCGAAAAGCAGGaatacaaagaataattCAGAGTTACGCGCTGACCAGGAGCGATACCTTGAAATTATGAAGGAGTTCAAGCCAACAGAACTTTATGAAATACTTTCTACCGATCCTGACATAGCTGTAGAGGATGTGCTGAGAGAATACATGGAAACttataaagaaaatagagACGAGTTTTTGCAAACATTTATTAATTTGCTATTAAATTGTTGTGGTGCTGTCACACAAGTTGAGAAGCATGATATTCGCAATAATGAATCGTCGGCTGACACTATTACTGAAGTACAGCTGGCTTTTCAAAGGCAAAAAATACACGAATTTCACCTGGTACTGAGTAAAGATTTTAAGAAAAAGGCTAAATACCCTGCATTATATCAGAATATCGAGGAATTCATGTCAAAGTTCCTAGAGATTGCCGATGATATGCAACTTCTTTACACGGAGGTTCCTTTTGGAGATGATGACTCTGGCGAGTTTACACCATTAGTCACTGACTTATTCACTTGGATTTCTGCTTTCTCCGTCAGTAAAATCAGATGTTTCAGATATATCGCAACATTCATATTATATTGCTTTGAGGATTATTTGACAAATTATACAGTTGAGTTGGAAAGAGACTATCTTTCAAGACTGACAAAACAGCTATCGATggaacagaagaagaaaagacaAAATAAATCCACAATTACCAAGATTTCTAATTCCATAGAAGAGTTGACAAGCAAGAAAAGGCAGACCGATATATTGATCGATAATATCTCCAAAATCGCTTTCATCCATAGATTCAAAGACGTAGACGACTCTATCAGGAAAATGTCTGTAGAACATTTGACTACTTGGATAATAAACAACCCTGAAAAATTCTTAAAAGTTTCCTACCTGAAATACTATGGATGGCTCATGAGTGATGACTCCTCTGTAGTTAGATCTCAAGTATTGAGGTCGTTGCCTTTAATAATATCTGGTCACAATGGCCATGTCACAGACAATGCAGCCATACGGCAGTTTTATGAGAGGTTTAAAGATATTCTTCTAGAGATAGCGATGAAGGATATAGACATGGAAGTCAGACTTCTTGCCGTTCAAGTATTAGCAGAAGTTTCATCTTTAGGTTATTTGGAAATACAGGAGATAGTGATGATCTCAAGCTTAATATTTGACGATAAAGATGTTAAAATCTCATCTCACAGCAAAAATTCCAGATTCTTGGCAGCTGTCGCAAGATTCTTATCCAATGTCTGTaaagaaaatgtaaaaAACATGCTACAAAGTTTAGAATCCTCTGACAATGTAGGTGGTATACCAGTGAAATCATTGATCAATATTGGATATTTCATGAGACTACTGAGCACTGCCCTCTCCTACTACTTGAATCAAAAGCATGAAACCAACCCATCTCAAAAAGTTCACATTCTATTTCAAGCTGCAGAGTTTCTTTTCCCATACTTTGGCTCACATATCTCTAATATTTGCAAGCTATTAATAATTGACGAAGGCTCATCTGAACTGGCAGcaatcaaaaatttgaatgaaacCTTTAATCAAAACTCAATCGATTCATATGATAATGCCAAAAATACCTCTACTCAACTGCTTGTATTACCAGACAATAGGAATAACATcattttatatataacagTACTGAATGGTCTATGCCATGGTGGATATGAATCCAAAGTCGCTAACAAAGCAGTTGTGTACGAATCAGTGATACCTCATATAGCCTCTCTACTATCCGTTTTACCTGTTCAATCAATCGATATTTTGGGGCCAATTTTGCgtattattgaaatattcCAATATGAAGAATGGATAAATGTAGGGCTTGAGAAAGATCTGATAAAGATTGTTGAGAAAATTGGTAAGCTATTGAATGAACTAACTCTCAGTACAAGTCCTAACGATCTTACATACAACTCATTTGCATGTGCTATCAACAAATTATCAGAGTTTCAAATCAGTGCTATCGACAATGTTTGGAGGAATGCTATTACATCAATTAAATTCGAACTGAAGAAATTTCTCGACCAACACATGCctctttcaaagaaacTAGACTCAAAAAACTTTACAGAATTAACAAGGTCGTTATATGAGAATTATATAAACAAGTTGACGTTATTAGGAAAAAATTATCCCGTTGAGATAGAGAATGACTTGGTAGAAAAGATCATGAACCAGTTTATTTCGAGAATATCAAATTATTCGGATTTGATCAATAAAGAATTTAATGAGATTGTTAGTTTTAAACTGTTAACGGTGATTGTAACTTGGCACATTCATACTTGGTCAGCTTTGCTAAGAGATGAACAAGGAAATGATCTGAGAACGACTATATCTGAACGAACTGTGAATACTATCGCACATGTCATATCAGCGTTGAACGATGTCATAGTTTCTGTACCAACAGAATATGCAAATAAGAGTGACCTGAGAGATCTTATTTACTTTAAGTGGATAGCATCTAATTCACTTATAGATATCATTCTAGCAATCAATATGTTCGTGTTAAACATACCAGATAGTAAAACAAGTTGGAAGCTAACTTTTAACAAGCACCTACCAAAATATCTTGCTGATAACGCAAACAAGGCATTTTTAGAAGTATTCCTTTTACTAGAAGGGCTATACGCCGACGAGTTTGATCTGCGCTTGGAGAGAATGGATGATGAGGATGTCAACTTCAATGATCTCTCTGATATAGaattgtttcaaaacaATGAGAAAGAGTTACTGCTATTTACTATCAAGCTTAAAGCGTTGATGAAACTTGACCTACTGAGTAGTAAAGTCGTTTCCAGAATCAGCTTAAACAAAGACATTATAGGGCCTTTGTTCATGAAAGTTATTGataattcaatatttgaaactAGTGATGCCCCTGTTATAGTGCCTCAACATGCAAGTAGAAACTTAAATCCGTCCAATGAACAAATTGTTGACACACATAATTCCctagaagaagataataacaacaatactTTTCCAGAAATGATTAAACAATCCTCAGAGCTATGA
- the NUP120 gene encoding Nup120p (CAGL0I05412g~Ortholog(s) have structural constituent of nuclear pore activity) → MAQLAKVDLDLLQICQGNGEFVHLLENSKGSPESFASAYSQSMRLTNGEFLCYHISTDYKSISFYNFKNASDGRTIIIHLPAKLMHEHHTLVVEEQEGVIVVDVILESSAFLTMRLPLEYIFGIENVLDDNWLSMQSPYDFTVRRPHLLHKVSQDFFVVFLEDGGLLGLRQHNENYLEPLLFNDYSYIQTLTSMFSRKKKQPADRAVACLVIHDKYLVVLTRLCHLKIWDLGSFHLVQEYNLTENFNGTLETIEYESNGNYISTLNDVIVIYLPIGNGVFKFGRLSFTNDGERKPTFNMFSSIDANMKKSTIWSFVDMKLTDPLELNFTSTTFNLIILWKSGSNSKLQILNIKDSSFSDFEWIEASNKSLQNFQTEEISALIQNYDFDKALYKLKSHYSDMTFKEADSLLLANNIVYSENNETQQQQYLANLDTLLRDINNNHSEIASFTIYKNDMILVNTHNLYNHGFYKINSSLENIYFNLSEITDNDDQFAKYFKLLNLFFSTISRDAILSTSDKFNDIAIRKHEHSTNISTAFSQIFNECLKSKFEKNNVKTLFAELATYDIIEILNELIENHLKDTSYHLDNFVEAFTGNVMNSSIIIENLYHQIVVQNKLLQLVLLSFLFLDFDTNIFGDKIETLLDINYKQTFFMSFYEFDSKLTQSSMSMHTLQYPHGVQIFSSSELAGYLEFEIATLYSTPIVDSRLYIAFMQEYVLNWREKMEPPQKAINFFKYILEPLYRRNEIDEEFLLAMSMFNCGRFEQAYEFFTMNDYMLHLANKLPPFLKNVQQNSLWYELLKTFTESSTNAHYYLQLSLLFKTYNRLDLALKCVSKSVEYSMKHPSVEEAPEFSKTQHLAYLDLLVEFKMYEEVIDVLRMSQTVLDKSTRKECFYKLLSNSCHGPNFFTILLNSCNTQEGSKPCLSHRDFVIIDEILINSLKSNKWEDCKKIFTFRLTNNRDREAAEIVYEYLQDLVPQQYQEKQKCYLFILNVLKTFDNVEDQWIIYDGKVKKLIDLKTEFCKLSSAI, encoded by the coding sequence ATGGCGCAGTTGGCTAAGGTTGACCTTGATCTACTACAGATATGTCAAGGTAATGGAGAGTTTGTTCACTTGCTGGAAAATAGCAAAGGATCACCCGAGAGTTTCGCAAGTGCATATTCGCAGTCGATGCGCTTGACCAATGGTGAGTTTCTTTGCTATCACATTTCTACGGATTACAAgtctatttctttttacaACTTTAAGAATGCAAGCGATGGAAGAACTATTATCATACACTTACCGGCCAAGTTAATGCACGAGCACCATACATTAGTAGTGGAAGAGCAAGAAGGTGTGATAGTTGTGGATGTAATTTTGGAGAGCTCTGCGTTTCTTACAATGAGGTTACCACTTGAATACATATTTGGAATTGAAAATGTATTGGATGATAATTGGTTGTCAATGCAATCACCTTATGATTTCACGGTGAGAAGACCTCACCTACTACACAAAGTTTCTCAGGATTTCTTCGTGGTATTTCTAGAAGATGGTGGCCTATTAGGTCTAAGACAGCATAATGAGAACTATTTGGAACCTCTTCTATTCAACGATTATTCATACATTCAGACATTGACAAGCATGTTCTccagaaaaaagaaacaaccCGCTGATAGAGCTGTTGCCTGTTTGGTTATACACGATAAGTACTTGGTCGTCTTGACTAGGCTGTGCCATTTGAAAATATGGGACTTGGGAAGTTTTCATCTTGTACAAGAATATAATTTAACTGAGAATTTTAATGGTACACTCGAAACAATAGAATATGAATCAAATGGTAACTACATATCGACATTGAACGatgttattgttatatATTTACCAATCGGAAATGGTGTCTTTAAATTCGGCAGATTGTCTTTCACAAATGACGGTGAAAGAAAGCCAACTTTTAACATGTTCAGTTCGATTGATGCAAACATGAAAAAATCTACTATATGGTCCTTTGTAGACATGAAACTAACAGATCCATTGGAATTGAATTTTACTTCTACTACGTTTAACTTAATTATACTTTGGAAGAGCGGTAGCAATAGTAAGTTGCAAATTCTCAATATAAAGGACTCCTCATTTAGCGATTTTGAATGGATTGAAGCTTCAAATAAGTCTCtacaaaattttcagaCGGAGGAAATATCAGCATTGATTCAAAATTATGATTTTGATAAGGCCCTTTACAAATTGAAGTCACATTATTCTGATATGACATTTAAAGAAGCAGATAGCCTATTATTGGCAAATAACATCGTATATTctgaaaataatgaaacCCAGCAACAACAGTATTTGGCAAACTTAGACACATTATTGCGtgatattaataataatcatTCAGAAATTGCTTCATTTACAATTTACAAGAATGATATGATACTAGTAAACACTCATAACTTGTATAACCACGGCTTCTACAAAATCAACTCATCTCTTGAAAACATATACTTTAATTTGAGTGAGATTACTGATAATGACGATCAGTTTGCcaaatatttcaagttattgaatttattcTTCTCAACTATTTCTAGAGACGCTATCTTATCCACTTCAGACAAATTTAATGACATTGCTATAAGGAAGCATGAGCACtcaacaaatatatcaacAGCTTTCTCTCAAATATTTAATGAATGTCTGAAGTCCAagtttgaaaagaataatgtAAAAACTCTATTTGCGGAATTAGCAACATATGAcattattgaaattctAAATGAATTAATAGAAAATCATTTGAAGGACACTTCTTATCACCTTGACAATTTTGTGGAAGCATTTACAGGCAATGTGATGAACTCTAGTATAATTATCGAAAAtttatatcatcaaatCGTTGTTCAAAACAAGCTTCTCCAATTAGTCCTTTTgtctttcttatttttagatttcGATACAAACATTTTTGGGGACAAGATTGAGACCTTATTAGATATTAACTATAAGCAAACTTTCTTCATGTCTTTTTATGAATTTGATAGTAAGTTGACCCAGAGTAGTATGAGCATGCACACATTACAATACCCTCATGGAgtacaaatattttcttcatctgaaTTAGCGGGCTATCTAGAGTTTGAAATTGCAACTTTGTATTCCACTCCAATTGTTGATAGCAGGCTATATATAGCCTTTATGCAAGAATATGTGCTGAACTGGAGAGAAAAAATGGAACCGCCTCAAAAGGctatcaatttcttcaaatatattctaGAGCCTTTGTACAGACGGAACGAGATTGATGAGGAGTTTTTACTGGCGATGTCAATGTTTAATTGTGGACGGTTTGAACAAGCTTATGAATTTTTTACCATGAATGACTATATGTTGCACCTGGCCAACAAATTACCACCTTTCTTAAAAAATGTCCAACAAAACAGTCTGTGGTATGAATTACTAAAAACATTCACCGAGTCTTCAACCAATGCGCACTACTATCTTCAACTATCCTTATTGTTCAAAACATATAATAGATTGGACTTGGCACTAAAATGTGTATCAAAGTCTGTTGAATACTCCATGAAACATCCAAGTGTCGAAGAGGCGCCAGAATTTAGCAAAACGCAACATTTAGCCTACTTGGATCTCTTGGTAGAATTTAAAATGTACGAAGAAGTGATAGATGTGCTAAGAATGAGCCAGACGGTTTTGGATAAGAGtacaagaaaagaatgtTTTTACAAATTATTATCCAATTCATGTCATGGtccaaatttttttactattttGTTGAACTCCTGCAACACTCAAGAGGGTAGTAAGCCCTGTTTAAGTCACAGAGACTTTGTAATCATAGATGAGATCCTAATTAATAGCTTGAAGAGTAACAAATGGGAGgattgcaaaaaaatctTCACATTCCGCCTAACGAATAACAGAGATAGAGAGGCCGCAGAGATAGTTTATGAATATTTGCAAGACTTAGTCCCACAACAGTATCaggaaaaacaaaagtgttatttatttattctGAATGTGCTGAAAACATTTGATAATGTGGAAGATCAATGGATCATCTACGATGGTAAGGTTAAAAAGTTGATTGATTTGAAAACGGAATTCTGCAAATTAAGTAGTGctatataa
- the YKE4 gene encoding Zn(2+) transporter YKE4 (CAGL0I05280g~Ortholog(s) have zinc ion transmembrane transporter activity, role in zinc II ion transport and endoplasmic reticulum localization), giving the protein MIAIGILVLSLCSQFCIGHSIEGKHDHGSGSGHSHSHTHPGDDNSYIQQFTFDVLEKYVFQYSPKVNALLASTIIQATPCLLVLLVPGLRNITNMNDESILITALEAFAFGTLMGDIFCHLIPESFQLFPAHEVGSSLFYGFLGFLVLDKLMKMLNEDDSELGHSHGHSHSHSHTQKSDNDESTNEKESKPHSAKNTNATKYIHVISGLLHHSVDGLVLASSFYVSTATGAITTVAILFHEVPHELGDFSIMLSSGFTYWGAFKAQMTIGMSAIVGTLFSCYLNETGQSTFNFETDRLLPITAGGFIFMATTGLLPRILAHKPTSNYSTFSIQLLCILVGFYTMSAMD; this is encoded by the coding sequence ATGATAGCCATTGGGATATTGGTACTGTCACTGTGTTCTCAGTTCTGTATTGGTCACAGTATTGAGGGAAAACATGATCATGGTTCTGGAAGCGGCCATTCGCATTCACACACACACCCTGGCGACGACAATAGCTACATACAACAATTCACGTTTGATGTTTTAGAAAAATATGTGTTTCAATATAGTCCCAAAGTGAATGCCTTGCTGGCCTCAACTATAATCCAAGCAACACCATGCTTACTAGTGCTACTTGTCCCAGGCTTGAGAAACATCACCAATATGAACGACGAATCTATATTAATAACAGCCTTAGAAGCTTTTGCATTTGGTACTTTGATGGGAGATATCTTTTGCCATTTAATTCCAGAATCCTTTCAACTCTTCCCTGCACATGAGGTCGGGTCTAGTTTATTTTATGGATTCCTGGGGTTTCTAGTATTAGACAAACTGATGAAAATGCTCAACGAAGATGATTCAGAATTGGGACATAGCCATGGTCACTCACATTCTCATAGTCATACTCAGAAATCGGATAATGACGAAAGTACTAATGAAAAGGAATCAAAACCACACTCAGCTAAGAATACTAACGCAACTAAATATATCCATGTCATTTCGGGACTATTACACCACTCTGTTGACGGTCTGGTACTAGCTTCGTCATTTTATGTTTCAACAGCAACAGGAGCCATAACAACAGTTGCCATATTGTTCCATGAAGTGCCTCATGAGCTGGGCGATTTCAGTATCATGCTTTCAAGCGGATTTACCTACTGGGGTGCATTCAAGGCTCAGATGACTATCGGCATGAGTGCAATTGTTGGGACTCTGTTCAGTTGCTACTTGAACGAAACCGGCCAGTCAACATTCAATTTCGAGACTGATCGTTTACTACCCATCACAGCTGGTGGATTCATATTTATGGCCACAACTGGCCTTTTACCAAGAATACTTGCCCATAAACCAACATCAAACTACAGCACATTTTCAATCCAATTGCTGTGCATATTGGTAGGGTTCTACACCATGTCAGCAATGGACTGA
- the EMC5 gene encoding Emc5p (CAGL0I05324g~Ortholog(s) have role in protein folding in endoplasmic reticulum and ER membrane protein complex localization) — protein MGLVSKSLYAVSLLQLLHAGFSSYEFHQVMKKHNRVGAQLPQDIKFEVLCAIIIFTLGVFLSFEVLQYYPLRGEEKPLGPKQYLLDIKLNKSSNIDNLVGVDPNGEVSYTPSFVDIKEKREQVQKWLNEIPKKSN, from the coding sequence ATGGGATTGGTTTCTAAATCATTATATGCTGTATCGCTTTTGCAACTGTTACATGCTGGTTTCTCGAGTTACGAGTTTCATCAAGTAATGAAAAAACACAATAGAGTGGGTGCCCAATTACCACAAgatatcaaatttgaagttttatgtgcaattataatatttacaCTAGGTGTCTTTCTGTCGTTTGAAGTTCTACAATATTACCCACTTCGCGGTGAAGAAAAGCCACTAGGGCCAAAGCAATATCTTTTAGATATCAAATTAAACAAAAGCAGCAATATTGACAATTTAGTAGGTGTTGATCCAAATGGTGAAGTAAGTTACACTCCAAGTTTTGTTGACatcaaagagaaaagagagCAAGTCCAAAAATGGCTAAATGAGATCCCAAAGAAATCTAACTAA
- the TOA2 gene encoding transcription initiation factor IIA subunit gamma (CAGL0I05434g~Ortholog(s) have RNA polymerase II transcription factor activity, TBP-class protein binding, involved in preinitiation complex assembly, TBP-class protein binding activity), giving the protein MAVPGYYELYRRSTIGNSLVDALDTLISDGRIEASLAMRVLETFDKVVSETLKDNAQSKLTVKGNLDTYGFCDDVWTFIVKKCQVTVEGPASALNPTDEPQTTLSVDKLRIVACNSKKSD; this is encoded by the coding sequence ATGGCTGTGCCAGGATATTATGAGTTGTATCGTAGGAGTACGATTGGTAACAGTTTAGTTGATGCGTTAGATACACTTATCAGTGATGGTAGAATAGAGGCTTCTCTCGCTATGCGCGTATTGGAAACGTTCGATAAAGTGGTGTCGGAAACTTTAAAGGATAATGCACAATCTAAGCTGACGGTAAAAGGTAACTTGGATACGTATGGGTTTTGTGATGATGTGTGGACTTTCATTGTTAAGAAATGCCAAGTCACCGTTGAAGGTCCAGCTAGTGCTTTGAACCCAACAGATGAACCACAGACGACATTGTCAGTGGATAAATTAAGAATCGTCGCATGTAATTCAAAGAAGAGTGATTGA